Below is a window of Christensenella minuta DNA.
TCGGCGATTTTTCCAGGGAAAACATCATTGTGCTGAAAGCGCAGGAGGAGACGCACGAAATCAGGGGGATCAAGCTGGAATGCGTGCGGCTCACCCACGAGGGAGAGCAATTCCGGGACGTTGTAAATTACGGATATAAGTTCACCGTGGATGGGTTCACGGCAACGGTCCTCGGAGACAGCGGGCCGGAGAATATTCCGCAGGTGTTTGGCGGCGCTGACCTTGCGCTCTATAATTTCCCGTTTTTTACGGTCCTGCGCGGGAAAAAGATGATCGAAAAGCTCCGGCCGAAACGGATGATCGCCTATCATTTGCCCTATGAGGAAAAGGATACCAATGGGTATATCCGGGCAACGCTGCGGTCCATCGAACGGAACGGATACGAAAATACATCCGCGCTTTGGAAGCGGGATCAGAAAACGGCGGTTTCATTTTAATACGCGGCGCGCTTGGCGGGCGCCGTATAAAAATGTTATAAATCGTCCGCAAGGGGGGTATAAATTATGATAGAGGCAAGATGTGGGAGACTTTGTTCAAACTGCGGATATTTTGAAAAATGCGGCGGCTGTGTGAACCGCGATAAGCCTGTTTGGGCGGCGCGCTGCCCGGTCAAGAGCTGCTGTGAAGAGAAAAAGCTCAAACACTGCGGTTTGTGCAGCGGATTCCCCTGCAGGAAACTGGTGAAATTTGCCAAGGATAAAGACTATGGAGACGGCGGCCTCCGCATCGGCCAGTGCCGTGCATGGAAAGAGATCGGAGAGGACGCGGTTTACGAGGAGTAAATTAACGGCAATTTAGCACAAACGTTGCAAAACTGCCGAATATATGCTGTACAATCACGTTTTTTGGCGGGCGAAGCCGCCGAAAAATCACGCTGAAATTGCCCGGTTTTAACACGGTAACTAACACGGTAACTAACAAATTTCAAAGCTTCTCAATCTCATTTCTGAGATCGGTGGTATCCAGGTGAGTGTAGATATCGGCCGTGGTCGAGTAGTTGGCATGGCCGATTATTTTTTGTAGCGCTTTTGCAT
It encodes the following:
- a CDS encoding MBL fold metallo-hydrolase, whose amino-acid sequence is MTGNFVRLTANAGVLLCINGKKILVDALHNRYTEVFSSVPDDLLYEIAHGEGEFREIDLIVFTHDHPDHYSREWTQEFLRNHPDTHMVSPIGDFSRENIIVLKAQEETHEIRGIKLECVRLTHEGEQFRDVVNYGYKFTVDGFTATVLGDSGPENIPQVFGGADLALYNFPFFTVLRGKKMIEKLRPKRMIAYHLPYEEKDTNGYIRATLRSIERNGYENTSALWKRDQKTAVSF
- a CDS encoding DUF3795 domain-containing protein, giving the protein MIEARCGRLCSNCGYFEKCGGCVNRDKPVWAARCPVKSCCEEKKLKHCGLCSGFPCRKLVKFAKDKDYGDGGLRIGQCRAWKEIGEDAVYEE